Part of the Lolium rigidum isolate FL_2022 chromosome 6, APGP_CSIRO_Lrig_0.1, whole genome shotgun sequence genome, CTCTTCTTCTTCCCGTTCTCCAATTCTCCCCGTCCCcttcgctttcccatccccacgccggcctcaccttcttcccgcTCAAATCCATCCCAATCCGAAACCCTAATCCTCGACCCCATGAAGATCTCCGAGCTCTCCCCCGAGTAccgccagccgccgccgcacACCGGCTTCCTCACCGACCTCACCACCGTCGTCGCCGACGTCGAGTCATTCGacacctccccctcctccccggACAAGCTCGCCACCGATTTCCGCCGCGTCCTCACCAATCTCGGCTCCGTCTCCTCCTCGCTCACCCACGCCTGCAGGATCCAGATATGGAAGCTCGCCACCCGCCTCTGGAACGCGTGCGTCGACCGCGCCAACTCCACCGCCCTCGCCAGGAGcccctccgcgcgcgccgccgaggCGGAGATCAGGCAGGCggcgccggagctcctcctcctcgccggcgtcccCGACGAGATCCCCCTGGCCGCCGCCAAGGCCGCCAACTTCTTCTCCCGCGCCGGCAAGGAGTGGCTCCACCTCGGCCGCCTCGACCTCGCCACCGCCTGCTTCGAGAAGGGCACGCCGCTGGTCTCCGCCACCGGCCCGGAAGAGGAGCGCCGCGTCCTGCTCGACCTCAACCTCGCGCGCGCTCGCGCGGCGTCGGGCGCGGGCGATCAGTCCCTCGCCGTCGCGCTGCTCAGCCGGTCCAAGCCCCTCGCGTCCGCGTCTCCCGAGGggatcaagtccctcgccgaggcGTACCTTTCCGTCGGCGAGGCCGCGCTCGCCACCAAACCCTCCGACCCCGCCGTCCAAGCGTCCAGCATCATCACCGAGGCGCTAGATCTCTGCGACAAGCTGGCCTCCCACTCCGGTACAACCCCAAATCTCAATGACCTCAAGGGTCGATGTTTCCGCTTCCTCGCAGTCGAGCGTCTCCAAGCCAAAGACCACGAGGGAACCATCCGTTGCATCAGGGCCTCGAGGTCTTCAGTAGGGCCGGCAGAGGAGCACCCGAGTGTGGCGATTCTGGCCATACGCGCGTGGCTGGGCAGTGGCAACTTGTTGGAGGCTGAAAGGGAGCTCGAGAGACTCATGGTCAACCCCGAAGCACCGGAGCATATGTGCGTGATGGCCGCGGAGGAGTACCTTGCCTCCGCGGGGCCTGAGCCTGCACGCAAGGTGCTTGTTGCGCTTGCTGCACGTTGCCGCTCGGGaggtgctgctgccgccgtcagaGTGGTCACCAAGGTGGTTCAGGGTGGTACCGGTAGCACTGGGCGTGCAAGGGCGATCAGTGACCTCGTGTCTGATGAGAGGGTGGTCGCGCTGTTCGCCGGCCCAGCTAACAGCATTCAGCGTGGAGCAATGCATTCGCTGCTGTGGAGCTGGTCTGCACCCTCTTACACAAGTAATATTTACTGCATTTTTATGTACATATGAGAGTTGTTGCTGAGTCTAACTAACACTTGGAATTTGCGGCAGCGGCGCCGAGCATTTTCACGCAAAGAATTACGACACAAGTGCCGACTTTTATGAGAGATCAATGCTTTATCTATCCCGGGAAGAGGAAAGCAGACCCGGGCGAGCACAGTGCCTCCGAGTCCTTACCCTTTGCCATCTAGCCCTTAAACAACTGGATCGTGCACTAGagtttgtcaatgaggctgacaaggtaTTGATCTTTTTCCTCATCAGTTGATCAAACAATGTTGCGTATTGCTACTTATGTTCGCTTAAAATGTGTATCTGTAGGTGGAACACAGTGTCCACTGTGCTTTTCTGAAGGTAACAAATCTATGCATATTAATTTTATGTAGATTTCATTTAGCATTGACATTTTGTACTAACCCAGAAGAATTCTATAGATTAAAATCCATCTGCAGAAGAATGACACGGATGAGGCTATCAAGCAGATGAAAACCATGGTGGGTTGTGTTGACTTCAACCCTGAGTTCCTTGTACTCATAACCCATGAAGCTATTGCCTGCAAGTCTGCCCGGGTAGCAGTTGCTTCATTGACCTTCCTTCTTGGGCTCTGTTCTGCTGGAAAGCCTATGTCGATGCCTGAGGTTGTTGTCCTCCGCAATCTTATTGAGCTCCTTCGTCGCGAGCAAGGGACTGAGGATGAGATACTGAAGTACTCGAGACGTGCCAAGCTACGAATGTCCGACCTCGGCATGGAAGGCTTTTTTGGCAATGGAGCTGTTGGAGGGCGTGAACTCAATTGGTTTGCAGTCAATAGCTGGAGTATGGCTTTAAGGTTGACAGAGGAGCAAAAGTACGATCTTAGTGCTGAGTTCTTTGAGCTTGCAGCAGAGTTTTTTGGTGGCACAAGTAACACTGAGGGTGATGAAAATCGTCCCACAGTTTGCAAAGCGTTGATCCTGAGTGTCACTTCAATGCTCGACGCCGAGGAGCAAAACAATTCTCCATTGTCAGATTCTGACATTAAAAAAGGTGTCGAGATGCTCAGCAGAGCTGGCAAGGTAAGCATGGAGTTTGAGAAATACCAGAAGCTATTCCTTTGTGTATGTCCTAAAGTGAAATAATTCGTTCTATTATGATTTTGACTCAGTTTTATTGATGTGCAGCTATT contains:
- the LOC124665510 gene encoding TPR repeat-containing protein ZIP4, with the protein product MKISELSPEYRQPPPHTGFLTDLTTVVADVESFDTSPSSPDKLATDFRRVLTNLGSVSSSLTHACRIQIWKLATRLWNACVDRANSTALARSPSARAAEAEIRQAAPELLLLAGVPDEIPLAAAKAANFFSRAGKEWLHLGRLDLATACFEKGTPLVSATGPEEERRVLLDLNLARARAASGAGDQSLAVALLSRSKPLASASPEGIKSLAEAYLSVGEAALATKPSDPAVQASSIITEALDLCDKLASHSGTTPNLNDLKGRCFRFLAVERLQAKDHEGTIRCIRASRSSVGPAEEHPSVAILAIRAWLGSGNLLEAERELERLMVNPEAPEHMCVMAAEEYLASAGPEPARKVLVALAARCRSGGAAAAVRVVTKVVQGGTGSTGRARAISDLVSDERVVALFAGPANSIQRGAMHSLLWSCGAEHFHAKNYDTSADFYERSMLYLSREEESRPGRAQCLRVLTLCHLALKQLDRALEFVNEADKVEHSVHCAFLKIKIHLQKNDTDEAIKQMKTMVGCVDFNPEFLVLITHEAIACKSARVAVASLTFLLGLCSAGKPMSMPEVVVLRNLIELLRREQGTEDEILKYSRRAKLRMSDLGMEGFFGNGAVGGRELNWFAVNSWSMALRLTEEQKYDLSAEFFELAAEFFGGTSNTEGDENRPTVCKALILSVTSMLDAEEQNNSPLSDSDIKKGVEMLSRAGKLLPLVWPSVPVGSDQAEANKYLFLHTFSSYYLLDRMDTSTRPQQLQLVKNFATSKACTPDHLLTLGVTASKGTPPNLLVAEFSLKASINAALASQSPNYRVISIALRNLACLAALQDLSGSESDAVYDVYRQAYKIVVGLRDGEYPSEEGQWLATTAWNKSYLSRRLNQASVARKWMKMGLDLSRHLENMKQYIASMEQCFESFRKMSDSEPSECILLGKKPDECSQQDGAPSTSMSLSTSQPILV